The Vitis riparia cultivar Riparia Gloire de Montpellier isolate 1030 unplaced genomic scaffold, EGFV_Vit.rip_1.0 scaffold849_pilon_pilon, whole genome shotgun sequence genome has a window encoding:
- the LOC117910782 gene encoding senescence-induced receptor-like serine/threonine-protein kinase: MISDKEEAVLSWKQRVGIALDAAEGLEYLHNGCKPPIIHRDIKTDNILLNEKLEAKVADFGWSRSMPVEGQTHVSTRIVGTEGYFDPEYQETSRLTEKSDVYSFGIVLLELISGQPAIIKSSESSTIHIVQWVRPLLEMGDIGGIVDPRLNEDFDTNSAWKAVETAIGCVVHSSSERPTMSDVVAKLKECMSYMETTTANMEEDSGSIITEAAMSPQAR; encoded by the exons ATGATTTCAGATAAGGAGGAAGCTGTCTTGAGTTGGAAACAAAGAGTTGGAATAGCACTTGATGCAGCAGAAG GACTGGAGTATTTACATAATGGTTGCAAGCCACCTATAATCCACAGAGACATTAAAACTGACAACATACtactaaatgaaaaattagaagCCAAAGTTGCAGATTTTGGGTGGTCTAGAAGTATGCCCGTTGAAGGCCAAACTCATGTATCAACTAGGATTGTTGGCACAGAAGGCTACTTTGACCCTGA GTATCAGGAAACTTCAAGGTTAACCGAGAAAAGCGACGTTTATAGTTTTGGGATTGTTCTATTGGAACTTATTTCAGGCCAGCCTGCAATCATAAAGAGCAGTGAGAGCAGTACTATTCACATAGTCCAATGGGTTCGTCCCCTTCTTGAAATGGGAGACATCGGGGGTATTGTGGATCCAAGGTTAAATGAAGACTTTGACACAAATTCTGCCTGGAAGGCTGTAGAGACAGCAATAGGTTGTGTAGTACACAGCTCCAGTGAAAGGCCAACCATGAGTGATGTAGTAGCCAAATTAAAAGAGTGCATGAGTTATATGGAAACAACAACTGCTAATATGGAAGAGGATTCTGGTTCTATTATTACTGAAGCTGCAATGTCTCCCCAAGCAAGgtag